A genomic stretch from Bacillus sp. N1-1 includes:
- the murF gene encoding UDP-N-acetylmuramoyl-tripeptide--D-alanyl-D-alanine ligase, translating into MKFSSELLNKISHGPVDHELVFEGVATDTRKDCTNKLFVPIVGEVFDGHRFIDAAIVNGATGTLWDKSKPFPKDLVGKINVYEVDDTTVGFQELAKQVLKQQKPYVIGVTGSNGKTTVKDMLEAVLSPKYKTFKTQGNLNNHWGLPITVLAMPDDTDVLILEMGMSGPGEISLLTQIAQPDVAVITNIGESHLLQLGSRENIAKAKMEIAEGLKSEGVLVIDGDEPLLTPVHKNAISCGYEDQNDLQIDRIEKRENGFVFTLKNEKEPFEISLLGKHNIKNAVYSIASARKLGMTDDQIRKSLSSLTLTGMRLEKFRSSTGALIINDAYNASPTSMKAALETLAELEGFNKKIAILGDMYELGDQEEFLHQDIATAVKPSITEVITVGDKAKWIYDGMTENETQVSAVSFDNKEDAASYLSGRLDDQTAVLLKASRGLGLETILQALGKES; encoded by the coding sequence ATGAAATTTTCATCGGAATTACTAAACAAAATTAGTCATGGACCAGTTGATCACGAACTGGTCTTTGAAGGTGTGGCAACCGATACGCGTAAGGATTGCACAAATAAACTATTCGTACCAATCGTTGGTGAAGTTTTCGATGGACATCGTTTTATCGATGCTGCCATCGTTAACGGTGCTACCGGAACACTTTGGGATAAAAGCAAACCATTTCCTAAAGACCTTGTCGGGAAAATCAATGTTTATGAAGTGGATGATACGACAGTTGGATTCCAGGAGTTAGCGAAACAGGTCCTAAAACAGCAAAAACCTTATGTGATCGGTGTTACAGGGAGTAACGGGAAAACGACTGTTAAAGATATGCTTGAGGCTGTTCTAAGTCCAAAATATAAAACATTTAAAACGCAAGGTAATTTAAATAATCATTGGGGACTGCCAATAACTGTGCTTGCGATGCCTGATGACACAGACGTGTTGATTTTAGAGATGGGAATGAGTGGTCCCGGCGAAATCTCCCTTCTTACCCAAATCGCACAGCCTGATGTAGCAGTTATTACAAATATCGGAGAGTCACATTTACTTCAACTCGGTAGCCGCGAAAATATTGCTAAAGCAAAGATGGAAATTGCTGAGGGACTTAAGTCTGAAGGCGTTCTCGTTATTGATGGCGATGAGCCACTTCTGACACCGGTTCATAAAAATGCGATTTCTTGTGGGTATGAAGACCAAAACGACCTTCAAATTGATCGTATTGAAAAGAGAGAAAATGGCTTTGTGTTTACTTTAAAAAATGAAAAAGAGCCGTTCGAAATTTCTTTGTTAGGTAAACATAATATTAAAAATGCTGTTTATAGCATCGCTTCAGCAAGAAAACTCGGGATGACAGATGATCAAATTCGCAAATCGTTATCTTCCTTAACGTTAACTGGAATGAGGCTTGAAAAATTCCGGTCATCTACTGGTGCGTTAATTATTAACGATGCATATAACGCAAGTCCAACCTCAATGAAAGCAGCATTAGAAACGCTCGCTGAGTTAGAAGGCTTTAATAAAAAAATTGCTATTCTTGGTGATATGTATGAACTCGGGGATCAGGAAGAATTTCTTCACCAGGACATTGCAACCGCGGTAAAACCGTCTATTACAGAAGTGATTACTGTTGGTGACAAAGCAAAATGGATTTATGATGGGATGACGGAAAATGAAACGCAAGTATCTGCTGTTTCCTTTGACAACAAAGAAGATGCCGCATCATATTTATCGGGTCGACTTGATGATCAAACAGCTGTTTTATTAAAAGCATCAAGGGGACTTGGACTCGAAACCATATTACAGGCATTAGGGAAAGAATCATAA
- the ftsA gene encoding cell division protein FtsA translates to MNSNEIYVSLDIGTSNVKVIIGQMTNDSLNILGVGSAPSDGIRKGSIVDIDETVRSIKQAVENAERMVGLSVRSVIVGINGNHVQLQPCHGVVAVSSEDREIHDEDIARVIDAAQVVSIPPEREIIDVIPGQFVVDGLDGITDPRGMIGVRLEMEGTIITGSKTVLHNLLRCVEKAGLEIADICLQPLACGSMALSKDERNLGVALVNMGAGSTTISIFEEGNLKATSVLQIGGDHVTKDISIGLRTTTEEAERIKIKHGNAFVDLASEEEAFTVSTIGSSAEQEFNQYELAHIIEPRIEEMLELIEDEIKRMGIRELPGGFVLTGGMVGMDGVLELAREILQHNVRVAVPDYIGVREPQYTTGIGLIQFTYKNVKIQGKEVAASLNPEEEVKPKRRTKAEPQPGEKSSSPGMKEKVKNFFNLFVE, encoded by the coding sequence ATGAACAGCAATGAGATTTATGTGAGTCTAGACATCGGTACATCCAATGTGAAAGTAATCATTGGCCAGATGACGAACGATTCTTTAAATATACTAGGAGTTGGCAGTGCGCCTTCCGATGGGATTCGTAAAGGATCGATTGTGGATATAGATGAAACTGTTCGTTCAATTAAACAGGCAGTAGAAAACGCAGAAAGAATGGTAGGTTTATCGGTTCGTTCTGTGATTGTGGGGATCAACGGCAATCACGTACAGCTACAGCCCTGTCATGGGGTAGTAGCGGTATCAAGTGAGGATCGTGAAATTCATGATGAAGATATTGCTAGAGTAATTGACGCAGCACAGGTTGTTTCTATCCCTCCTGAGCGAGAAATTATTGATGTGATTCCAGGTCAGTTCGTGGTTGATGGACTGGATGGCATTACGGATCCGCGTGGCATGATTGGTGTTCGCCTTGAGATGGAAGGGACAATCATTACAGGTTCTAAAACAGTATTACATAATTTATTAAGATGCGTAGAAAAAGCGGGTCTTGAAATTGCTGATATTTGTCTACAACCGCTTGCATGTGGATCAATGGCCTTATCAAAGGATGAGCGTAATCTTGGCGTAGCTCTCGTTAACATGGGTGCTGGTTCGACGACGATTTCCATCTTTGAAGAAGGGAACCTGAAAGCCACATCCGTCTTACAAATTGGTGGCGATCATGTAACAAAAGATATTTCGATTGGTCTTAGAACAACGACTGAAGAAGCTGAGCGAATTAAGATCAAGCACGGCAATGCTTTCGTTGATCTTGCTTCAGAAGAGGAAGCTTTCACTGTATCCACAATAGGCAGTTCGGCTGAACAAGAATTTAATCAGTACGAATTAGCTCATATTATAGAACCTCGGATCGAAGAGATGTTAGAATTGATAGAAGACGAAATTAAGCGAATGGGAATTCGCGAATTGCCGGGCGGATTTGTTCTAACCGGTGGTATGGTCGGAATGGACGGTGTACTTGAACTTGCACGAGAAATTCTGCAACATAATGTACGTGTTGCTGTCCCAGACTATATCGGCGTACGCGAACCGCAATATACAACTGGCATTGGTCTTATCCAATTCACGTATAAAAACGTGAAGATTCAGGGTAAAGAAGTCGCAGCATCACTTAACCCTGAAGAAGAAGTGAAGCCCAAGCGTAGAACAAAAGCCGAACCTCAACCAGGTGAGAAATCTTCTTCACCAGGTATGAAAGAGAAAGTAAAGAATTTCTTTAATCTATTTGTTGAATAA
- the mraY gene encoding phospho-N-acetylmuramoyl-pentapeptide-transferase translates to MIEQLLIFSLLTSFIIAVLVSPVFIPYLRRLKFGQSIREEGPKSHQKKSGTPTMGGLIIILAIILGTVIIALKYDEISTQIWLLLFVTVGYGLIGFLDDFIKVVKKRNLGLTSKQKLLGQMVIAILVYFGLRTIGFDTAIRVPGTEISFDIGIGYVVLLFVMLVGASNAVNLTDGLDGLVAGTAAIAFGAFAILAASVYMYDVAIFSVSVVGAVLGFLVFNAHPAKVFMGDTGSLALGGALAAVAIMTKLELLLVIIGGVFVIETLSVIIQVASFKTTGKRVFKMSPLHHHYELSGWTEWRVVATFWTVGLICAAFGIYLEVWM, encoded by the coding sequence GTGATTGAACAATTATTAATTTTTAGTTTGCTAACATCATTTATAATAGCGGTGCTTGTATCACCGGTATTTATCCCTTATTTAAGAAGGCTTAAATTTGGACAGAGTATTCGAGAAGAGGGACCAAAATCACACCAAAAGAAATCTGGTACACCGACAATGGGTGGCCTGATTATTATTCTTGCGATTATATTAGGAACGGTGATCATTGCGCTAAAATATGACGAGATCTCCACCCAAATCTGGCTACTTTTGTTTGTGACCGTGGGGTATGGTCTTATTGGCTTTTTAGATGATTTTATTAAAGTAGTGAAGAAACGTAACCTTGGTTTAACCTCAAAGCAGAAGTTGCTAGGTCAAATGGTTATCGCTATCCTCGTTTACTTTGGTTTAAGAACCATTGGCTTTGATACGGCGATTCGGGTTCCTGGTACAGAAATTAGCTTTGATATTGGCATTGGGTATGTTGTGTTACTGTTTGTGATGCTTGTTGGCGCATCGAATGCGGTTAACTTAACGGACGGATTAGACGGTCTTGTCGCAGGTACAGCAGCCATAGCTTTCGGAGCTTTTGCCATTTTAGCAGCTTCGGTTTATATGTATGACGTAGCCATTTTCTCAGTAAGTGTCGTTGGTGCCGTTCTTGGATTCCTTGTTTTCAATGCACACCCAGCAAAAGTATTCATGGGTGATACAGGGTCACTTGCTCTTGGTGGCGCGCTTGCCGCTGTAGCCATTATGACCAAGCTTGAGCTTCTCCTAGTGATTATTGGTGGTGTCTTTGTCATTGAGACATTGTCAGTTATTATTCAGGTTGCATCATTTAAAACAACTGGGAAGCGTGTGTTTAAGATGAGTCCGCTTCATCACCACTACGAACTTTCTGGTTGGACGGAATGGCGCGTCGTCGCTACATTCTGGACTGTAGGTTTAATTTGTGCAGCATTTGGAATCTATCTTGAGGTGTGGATGTAA
- a CDS encoding FtsQ-type POTRA domain-containing protein, with amino-acid sequence MEDRKVVTIEDRIPTLKAQRKQRANRRLVVYLSIFFFLILLIIYFQSSLSHIRNVEVSGNNYVSDKEIILLSELDNSVSFWNLNAEKVEEKVEQSKEIANVTVTRQFPATAKVKVVENARVAYLKKGSQYFPILQSGAILDALPKGDTPVSAPILMQWNESTQLSEMAGELRKVNLSIINRISEIHYTPDGDKAFNLTLYMTDGYEVKTSIADFSEKMNSYPLIVEKLKDKAKGILYLNEGSWLEPYEEVPTNDEEKKETS; translated from the coding sequence ATGGAAGATCGCAAAGTTGTAACAATTGAAGACCGGATCCCCACACTGAAAGCACAGCGGAAGCAGCGTGCGAATCGAAGGTTGGTTGTATATCTATCAATCTTTTTCTTTCTTATTTTGCTGATCATTTACTTCCAATCTTCCTTAAGTCATATTCGGAACGTAGAAGTTTCTGGAAATAATTACGTTTCTGATAAAGAAATCATTCTGTTGAGCGAACTAGATAATAGCGTAAGCTTTTGGAACTTAAACGCTGAGAAAGTGGAAGAGAAGGTTGAGCAGTCGAAAGAAATTGCAAATGTAACTGTCACAAGACAATTTCCGGCGACTGCAAAAGTGAAAGTGGTTGAAAATGCGCGTGTGGCATATTTGAAAAAGGGTAGTCAGTATTTCCCGATTTTACAATCAGGTGCGATTCTTGATGCGCTTCCTAAAGGAGATACGCCAGTAAGCGCTCCGATCTTAATGCAGTGGAATGAAAGTACCCAGCTATCTGAAATGGCAGGAGAGCTTCGGAAGGTAAATTTAAGTATAATTAATCGTATATCTGAAATACACTACACGCCGGATGGCGATAAAGCGTTTAACTTAACGCTCTATATGACAGATGGTTATGAAGTTAAAACAAGTATTGCTGATTTTTCTGAGAAAATGAATAGTTACCCGCTAATTGTAGAGAAGCTTAAGGATAAAGCTAAAGGAATTCTTTATTTGAATGAGGGTAGTTGGCTAGAGCCATACGAAGAAGTTCCTACGAATGATGAAGAGAAAAAAGAGACTTCATAA
- a CDS encoding stage V sporulation protein D: MRVSNVTVRRRLVIALIVGLFVFAVVVVRLGYVQLVMGSWLSEKAKDSWSRNIPFEPSRGEILDRNGVALATNVSAPSVLIVPRQLQNPAATAEALAASLNTSKEKVYETITQNESMVWIRPEGKKMTNEKANEIRKLNLAGVYIAEDNKRHYPNGDFLAHVLGFSGIDNQGLTGIELYYDAELSGEKGQVEYYADAKGKRMPSLADDYTEPIDGLDLRLTIDSQIQTIMERELDIAEATYHPDGAAAIAMDPNTGEILGMSSRPDFNPEEFQEVSPDVWNQNKPVWSTYEPGSTFKIITLAAALEEGEVDLEEDHFHDPGSIEVAGTKLRCWKAGGHGSQTFLEGVQNSCNPGFVLLGERLGKEKLFSYIDKFGFGDKTGIDLQGEASGILFDVENVGPLELATTAFGQGVSVTPIQQVTAVSAAVNGGTLYEPYIAKEWLDPETGAVVSKNTPQAKRQVISEETSKEVRHALETVVALGTGKNAYVDGYRVGGKTGTAQKAKDGAYLKNNHIVSFIGFAPADDPQIVVYVAIDNPKDTLQFGGIVAAPIVGNIIQDSLTVMGVEKREDQIEKETTWQDEEMIEMPDLVGMSSKEIREAMYNLKIDSSGEGDIVVAQAPEPGVKLPVGSEIRLYMGDK; the protein is encoded by the coding sequence ATGCGCGTTTCGAATGTCACTGTTCGAAGAAGACTTGTGATCGCACTTATTGTTGGGCTATTTGTTTTTGCTGTAGTTGTTGTAAGACTCGGTTATGTACAGCTTGTTATGGGGAGCTGGCTTAGTGAGAAAGCGAAGGATTCCTGGAGTCGAAACATCCCGTTTGAACCTAGCAGAGGAGAAATCCTGGATCGTAACGGCGTAGCACTTGCCACAAACGTGAGTGCTCCGTCTGTTTTAATTGTTCCTAGACAGCTCCAAAATCCAGCTGCCACTGCCGAAGCTCTAGCAGCGTCCCTCAATACTAGCAAGGAAAAAGTTTATGAAACAATCACTCAGAATGAATCGATGGTCTGGATTCGACCTGAAGGTAAGAAAATGACAAACGAGAAAGCAAATGAGATCCGAAAATTGAACCTAGCTGGAGTTTATATTGCAGAAGATAACAAACGTCACTATCCAAATGGCGATTTTTTAGCTCATGTGCTTGGGTTTAGTGGCATTGATAATCAAGGGCTAACTGGGATCGAGCTTTATTATGACGCTGAATTAAGTGGGGAAAAAGGACAGGTGGAATATTATGCTGATGCGAAAGGAAAGCGAATGCCTTCCCTAGCAGATGATTACACAGAACCTATCGATGGACTTGATCTTCGGTTAACGATTGATTCCCAAATCCAGACGATTATGGAAAGAGAGTTAGATATCGCTGAAGCAACCTATCATCCAGATGGCGCAGCGGCCATCGCGATGGATCCAAATACAGGTGAGATTCTTGGAATGTCTTCAAGGCCAGATTTTAACCCAGAAGAATTCCAGGAAGTTTCTCCTGATGTTTGGAACCAGAACAAGCCTGTGTGGAGTACGTATGAACCGGGATCAACCTTTAAAATAATTACTCTTGCTGCAGCACTTGAAGAGGGAGAGGTGGATCTTGAGGAAGATCATTTCCATGACCCAGGTAGCATTGAAGTGGCAGGAACAAAATTAAGGTGCTGGAAAGCTGGAGGGCATGGGAGTCAGACGTTTTTAGAAGGCGTACAAAACTCCTGTAACCCTGGTTTTGTTCTTTTAGGTGAGCGTCTTGGCAAAGAAAAGCTTTTTTCCTATATTGATAAATTTGGCTTCGGTGACAAAACGGGAATTGATTTACAAGGAGAAGCAAGCGGGATTCTTTTTGATGTTGAAAATGTCGGCCCACTTGAACTAGCAACGACTGCATTCGGGCAGGGCGTTTCCGTTACGCCTATCCAGCAAGTGACGGCTGTTTCTGCGGCCGTGAATGGTGGCACGCTTTATGAACCATATATCGCTAAAGAATGGCTGGACCCAGAAACTGGAGCAGTTGTAAGCAAAAACACGCCACAAGCGAAGCGACAGGTAATCTCTGAGGAAACTTCTAAAGAAGTAAGGCACGCGCTTGAAACGGTTGTTGCACTAGGAACTGGAAAGAACGCCTATGTGGACGGTTATCGCGTCGGAGGAAAGACAGGGACAGCTCAAAAGGCTAAAGACGGAGCTTATCTCAAAAATAATCATATCGTTTCCTTTATCGGTTTTGCTCCTGCTGATGACCCCCAAATTGTCGTATACGTTGCGATCGATAATCCGAAAGATACCCTTCAATTTGGAGGGATTGTAGCGGCACCAATTGTAGGTAATATAATCCAGGATAGTTTGACGGTTATGGGTGTTGAAAAAAGGGAAGACCAGATTGAGAAAGAAACGACATGGCAGGATGAAGAGATGATTGAAATGCCGGATTTAGTGGGTATGTCATCAAAAGAGATTCGTGAAGCGATGTATAATTTGAAAATTGATTCAAGCGGGGAAGGCGATATTGTTGTAGCCCAGGCCCCAGAACCTGGTGTGAAATTACCTGTTGGTTCAGAAATTCGGCTTTATATGGGTGACAAATAA
- the murD gene encoding UDP-N-acetylmuramoyl-L-alanine--D-glutamate ligase — protein sequence MKKVNYENKSVLVLGIAKSGFAAAKLLRSLGATVTVNDREQVENNPKAIELQELGFEVIGGGHPLELLEGIDLIVKNPGIPYQNPLLVEAVKRDIPIVTEVEIAGEISEAPFIAITGSNGKTTTTTLIGQLLNQTPANPIVAGNIGTVVCEVAAEATPDQTLVTELSSFQLQGTVNFHPHISVLLNLYEAHLDYHGTKDAYAAAKARMFQNQTHEDFAVYNADDSLVSSFAEASKASLVPFSATKTLDDGVSIEDSWIVFRKEKVIKIDELSMKQNIENTLAAIAVAKLSGVSNEKIHQELTNFHGVKHRLQFVGEVSGRKFFNDSKATNSIATKKALDSFEKPVILLAGGLDRGNDFDDLNTYFQTKVKHLITFGETASKLKQTANQAGLNSVTVVDNVEEAVSTAYHLSETGDVILLSPACASWDQFKTFEERGDIFIEAMHRL from the coding sequence ATGAAAAAAGTAAACTATGAAAATAAATCTGTACTCGTATTAGGCATAGCGAAAAGTGGATTTGCAGCAGCAAAATTGCTTCGTTCTCTTGGCGCAACCGTTACAGTCAATGATCGAGAGCAAGTTGAGAATAATCCAAAAGCCATTGAACTTCAGGAATTAGGTTTTGAAGTGATTGGCGGGGGACACCCGCTCGAGCTACTTGAGGGAATTGACTTAATTGTTAAAAATCCTGGGATTCCATATCAAAACCCGCTCCTTGTAGAAGCAGTAAAAAGAGATATCCCAATCGTAACTGAAGTTGAAATTGCCGGAGAGATTTCTGAAGCGCCATTTATTGCGATTACTGGTTCAAACGGAAAAACAACAACGACGACTTTAATTGGTCAACTACTAAATCAAACGCCGGCTAATCCGATCGTCGCTGGAAATATCGGAACGGTTGTTTGTGAAGTAGCAGCCGAAGCAACACCTGATCAAACGCTTGTAACGGAGCTATCAAGCTTTCAATTACAAGGCACGGTAAATTTCCATCCGCATATTTCGGTTCTTCTTAATCTTTATGAAGCGCATCTTGATTATCATGGTACAAAAGACGCTTACGCAGCAGCGAAAGCACGTATGTTCCAAAATCAAACGCATGAGGATTTTGCCGTTTATAATGCAGATGATTCGCTAGTTTCTTCGTTTGCAGAAGCTTCAAAAGCTTCTCTTGTTCCATTTTCAGCTACTAAAACACTTGATGATGGTGTTTCTATTGAAGATAGTTGGATCGTTTTTAGAAAAGAAAAAGTGATCAAAATAGATGAACTATCCATGAAGCAGAACATTGAGAATACACTTGCCGCTATTGCTGTAGCAAAGTTATCCGGTGTGTCGAACGAAAAAATTCATCAGGAACTTACGAATTTTCACGGCGTGAAACATCGCCTTCAATTTGTTGGCGAAGTTAGTGGACGTAAATTCTTCAACGATTCAAAAGCAACGAATTCAATCGCTACAAAGAAAGCGTTAGATTCATTTGAGAAGCCTGTTATCCTTCTTGCGGGTGGCCTGGATCGGGGAAATGACTTTGATGATTTAAATACCTATTTTCAAACAAAAGTAAAGCACTTAATTACGTTTGGGGAAACCGCCTCGAAATTGAAACAAACGGCCAACCAAGCAGGACTGAATTCTGTCACAGTTGTCGATAATGTAGAAGAAGCTGTTTCAACAGCGTATCATCTATCCGAAACGGGAGATGTTATTCTTCTTTCACCAGCTTGCGCAAGCTGGGATCAGTTCAAAACGTTTGAAGAGCGAGGAGACATCTTTATTGAGGCAATGCATAGACTCTAA
- the spoVE gene encoding stage V sporulation protein E, which yields MPKTKSTPDLVFLTATLVLLAIGLIMVYSASAVWASYKFDDAFFFAKRQLLFAGVGVAAMFFVMNVEYWTWRTWSKVGVLICFILLVLVLIPGVGLVRGGARSWLGVGAFSIQPSEFTKLAMIAFLAKYLSENQKRITSFKKGLVPSLGLVFVAFGMIMLQPDLGTGAVMVGTCVVMIFISGARIAHFVWLGMLGLVGFAVLILSAPYRIARITSYLDPWSDPLGSGFQIIQSLYAIGPGGLMGLGLGQSRQKFYYLPEPQTDFIFAILSEELGFIGGSFVILLFALLLWRGIRIALRAPDLFGSLLAVGIIGMLAIQVMINIGVVTGLMPVTGITLPFLSYGGSSLTLMLVAMGVLLNISRYAKF from the coding sequence TTGCCGAAAACAAAATCAACGCCAGACCTGGTCTTTTTAACTGCAACACTTGTTCTGTTAGCAATTGGATTAATCATGGTTTACAGCGCAAGCGCCGTATGGGCCTCCTATAAATTTGACGATGCGTTTTTCTTTGCGAAGAGGCAGCTTCTTTTTGCAGGCGTAGGCGTGGCTGCCATGTTCTTCGTTATGAACGTTGAATATTGGACGTGGCGGACATGGTCAAAGGTAGGGGTGCTCATCTGCTTTATCCTTCTTGTCTTAGTACTTATTCCAGGAGTAGGGCTTGTTCGTGGAGGAGCGAGAAGCTGGCTTGGTGTTGGTGCGTTTTCGATTCAGCCTTCGGAATTCACAAAGCTTGCAATGATTGCTTTTCTTGCGAAGTACTTATCTGAAAATCAGAAACGAATTACGTCGTTTAAAAAAGGTCTTGTTCCGTCACTCGGTCTTGTCTTTGTTGCATTTGGCATGATCATGCTTCAACCGGATCTTGGGACAGGGGCAGTGATGGTTGGAACGTGCGTTGTGATGATTTTTATTTCGGGCGCTAGAATTGCACATTTTGTCTGGCTTGGTATGCTTGGTTTGGTAGGGTTTGCTGTACTCATTTTATCTGCGCCATACCGAATTGCGAGAATTACATCTTACCTTGATCCGTGGAGTGACCCATTAGGTAGTGGGTTCCAAATTATTCAGTCCTTATATGCAATAGGACCTGGAGGTTTGATGGGGCTTGGTCTAGGGCAGAGTAGACAGAAGTTCTATTATTTACCTGAGCCACAAACGGATTTCATCTTTGCAATATTATCAGAAGAACTTGGGTTTATTGGCGGAAGCTTTGTGATCCTTTTGTTTGCTCTTCTTCTCTGGCGAGGAATTCGGATCGCCTTACGAGCACCTGATTTGTTCGGAAGCCTCCTTGCGGTTGGAATTATTGGAATGCTTGCGATCCAGGTCATGATCAATATCGGGGTTGTGACCGGTTTAATGCCTGTTACAGGGATCACATTACCTTTTCTTAGCTACGGTGGATCTTCCTTAACCTTAATGCTTGTTGCGATGGGCGTCTTATTAAATATTAGTCGATATGCAAAGTTCTAA
- a CDS encoding UDP-N-acetylmuramoyl-L-alanyl-D-glutamate--2,6-diaminopimelate ligase, giving the protein MKLNDLLHALLTYKQVGKGDPEIKTIESDSRAVTDGSLFVCIPGYTVDGHDFAEQAVQQGAVALISEKELSVSVPVILVHDAHRALAELANRFYHHPTKSFSLIGITGTNGKTTVSHLIEQIHRDKKQTTGLIGTINMKIADEEFETKNTTPEPLLLQKQFARMRDCNVDTAVMEVSSHALTLGRVRGCDYDIAVFTNLTQDHLDYHGTMEEYRQAKGLLFSQLGNTYDTGRKKVAVLNVDDDVAQQYEQMTSAHIFRYGIDRPADIKADNISFSANGTRFRLSTPEENRDVKLMLTGKFSVYNALAAIAACLANGLDLDHILNSLEKIAGVPGRFELVDEEQGFPVIVDYAHTPDSLENVLLTVKEMTKGNVFAVVGCGGDRDRTKRPLMAKIATELADTAVLTSDNPRSEDPERILDDMVEGVKGHYVRITDRSEAIQHAIANAADGDVVLIAGKGHETYQIIGNQVLDFDDREIARQAIKERKG; this is encoded by the coding sequence ATGAAATTAAACGATCTTCTTCATGCATTACTTACATATAAACAGGTAGGAAAAGGCGATCCAGAAATAAAAACGATTGAAAGTGATAGTCGTGCCGTAACAGATGGCAGTCTCTTCGTTTGCATTCCAGGTTATACGGTAGATGGGCATGATTTTGCAGAACAGGCTGTTCAACAGGGCGCTGTTGCTCTTATATCAGAAAAAGAGCTTTCTGTTTCAGTACCCGTAATTCTAGTTCATGATGCGCATCGCGCCTTAGCTGAACTTGCAAATCGTTTCTATCACCATCCGACGAAATCATTTTCATTAATTGGCATTACAGGAACGAATGGAAAGACAACCGTTTCCCATTTAATTGAACAGATACATAGAGATAAAAAGCAAACAACAGGGTTAATCGGAACGATTAATATGAAAATAGCCGATGAAGAATTTGAAACGAAAAACACAACGCCAGAACCACTCTTGCTTCAAAAGCAATTTGCTAGAATGCGCGATTGTAATGTGGATACGGCCGTTATGGAGGTCTCTTCTCATGCCTTAACACTAGGACGCGTGAGAGGTTGTGATTATGATATTGCCGTGTTTACAAATTTGACGCAGGATCATCTTGATTACCATGGTACGATGGAAGAATACCGTCAAGCAAAAGGTCTTCTTTTTTCACAGTTAGGTAATACATATGATACAGGGAGAAAAAAGGTAGCCGTCCTTAATGTAGATGATGACGTTGCACAGCAGTATGAACAAATGACATCTGCCCATATTTTCAGATATGGCATTGATCGTCCTGCAGATATTAAGGCAGATAATATTTCTTTTTCTGCGAATGGGACAAGATTTCGCTTAAGTACGCCAGAAGAAAACCGTGACGTTAAATTGATGCTAACAGGCAAATTCAGCGTATACAATGCACTCGCAGCGATTGCGGCTTGTCTTGCAAATGGTTTAGATCTTGATCATATTTTGAATAGTCTTGAGAAAATCGCAGGCGTGCCTGGACGTTTTGAGCTAGTAGATGAGGAGCAGGGCTTCCCAGTAATCGTTGATTATGCTCACACTCCAGATAGTCTAGAAAATGTCTTATTGACAGTAAAAGAAATGACCAAAGGAAACGTCTTTGCAGTTGTTGGATGCGGGGGAGATCGTGATCGAACAAAACGACCACTCATGGCTAAGATTGCAACCGAATTAGCGGATACTGCTGTACTAACATCAGACAATCCACGAAGTGAAGACCCAGAACGCATTTTAGATGATATGGTCGAAGGTGTGAAAGGTCACTATGTGCGGATAACGGATCGCTCAGAAGCGATTCAACATGCGATTGCAAATGCTGCTGATGGAGATGTGGTCCTTATCGCAGGAAAAGGACATGAAACCTATCAAATCATTGGTAATCAAGTTCTTGATTTTGATGACCGAGAGATCGCACGTCAAGCAATAAAGGAGCGAAAAGGATGA